In the genome of Candidatus Omnitrophota bacterium, one region contains:
- a CDS encoding PilZ domain-containing protein has protein sequence MNDERRSFPRLHFSVEVICQKLDINAPEFPVLNSHSKNISATGICIVTKERFESGTNLGMNFFLPDYDEPIYAIGKVVWIKEIKLSDSSAGTAFDAGVRFLKIKPDDRDKINQYVVARIK, from the coding sequence ATGAATGATGAAAGAAGGTCTTTTCCGCGCTTGCATTTTAGCGTTGAAGTTATCTGCCAGAAGTTAGATATAAACGCGCCTGAATTCCCAGTTTTAAATTCCCATAGTAAAAATATAAGCGCTACCGGAATTTGTATTGTCACAAAAGAGCGTTTTGAATCCGGGACTAATCTGGGGATGAATTTCTTCCTGCCGGATTATGATGAGCCTATTTACGCCATAGGGAAAGTGGTCTGGATTAAAGAAATAAAACTAAGCGATTCTTCCGCGGGCACAGCTTTTGACGCGGGGGTAAGGTTTTTGAAAATAAAACCTGATGACAGGGACAAGATCAACCAGTATGTGGTGGCGCGGATTAAATAG
- a CDS encoding helix-turn-helix domain-containing protein: protein MTENILFVKIPIMVTSGLMTIDDLAGYLKVSRRTIYEWLKTHKIPAVKLIGQWRFKRDKIDAWLDSSSAFSTPNTRRRK from the coding sequence TTGACAGAAAATATTCTTTTTGTTAAAATCCCAATTATGGTAACAAGTGGTTTAATGACTATTGATGATCTGGCCGGGTATCTTAAAGTCAGCCGCCGCACTATTTACGAGTGGCTGAAAACTCATAAGATACCGGCGGTGAAACTGATCGGGCAGTGGCGTTTTAAGAGAGATAAAATTGACGCTTGGCTTGATAGTTCAAGCGCTTTTAGTACGCCCAATACGCGCCGTAGAAAATAA
- a CDS encoding AAA family ATPase, with protein sequence MYFKRLELVGFKSFSEKTVLNFEPGVTAVVGPNGCGKSNIFDSIRWVLGEQSVKAMRGADMQDVIFNGTDNKEPLSMAEVSVVFDNANRFFSVDHDEVMITRRLFRSGDSEYLLNKTQVRLKDIMDILLGTGIGAESYSLIQQGKIDLVLSSRPEDRRLVFDEASGITKYKAQKKEAIRKLDETQQNLLRVNDIVIEVKRQIGSLERQASKARRYKEVFEELKEKEIKISCLQKDTLLKKREELGLSLADNEAREKEVAASVQQLESEISLHKDKINQCQQQISLIKDQIMQEENKRSADSQHILFNKERIAELVEQVAYLNSQSAQLSARIEHDQQEFDKLNQEFASLSKNIEEKKNLLSENERQLEEINNKTRVSLELIAQSKKDILDVAAGIAHLKNSVHELTSKQHVFLARKKRLDIENAKVTEEKNTALAQMENTRVQVEQLQQEFALLSEKISAVKKQMDEESCSIKNMDAEIEDLEKQSLSLFSHKEFLEKLRSEYDVIGESMNATIYLDKLPQDKLGGLVIKLNAYPQLNPENNYISESNGTFKLLGEAKPVDLNTEKIKEKIEQIQHKLDSLQMIKRMKEAHISDLGRDADLWQESLRSSEISLANKKALFDNIASQVDKIRSEEEVILLELSDVQQQLSGFDAGIVKLQQDLACAENKQKECEELITTEQNNISLRSKAREDFLVVIAQTKTELTALEKRLNTDQDTLRLLDENCQKNKNALLGLEKQVLDNQARKQNLEKEVIDLQQAVSIAVENITLKQADFTQAQEKYDLCLKDADVLTNRLGEARKCMEDLRGVLYDLQMRNKDLEFKYLNIKERVLQAYKVDLEALSMPAQEDSPEAEETLSACIDQLKKKVDSYGTVNLVAIEEYDELKKRYDFLAQQQLDLDTARQALHDAINKINRTTKKMFVETFELVKVQFRNYFRLLFNGGDAQLFLVDENDPLESGIEIICRPPGKKLQNVLLLSGGEKSMAAIALIFAIFKVKPAPFCILDEIDAALDEANVDRFGRMLQEFAKGSQFIIITHNKKTIANANVMYGITMEQSGVSKIVSVKFSQQANSDGSGMSSVKTSVQPEPV encoded by the coding sequence ATGTATTTTAAAAGACTGGAGCTTGTAGGGTTTAAATCATTTTCAGAAAAGACAGTTTTGAATTTTGAGCCCGGGGTCACCGCTGTGGTTGGTCCAAACGGATGCGGCAAATCTAACATCTTTGATTCTATCCGCTGGGTATTAGGAGAGCAGTCGGTAAAGGCGATGCGCGGAGCGGATATGCAGGATGTTATTTTTAACGGCACAGACAACAAAGAGCCGCTAAGTATGGCAGAGGTAAGCGTGGTTTTTGACAACGCCAATCGTTTCTTTAGCGTTGATCACGACGAGGTAATGATCACCCGCCGCCTGTTTCGTTCTGGAGACAGCGAATACCTTTTGAATAAAACCCAGGTGCGGCTTAAAGATATCATGGATATACTTCTGGGCACCGGTATCGGAGCGGAAAGCTATTCCCTGATTCAGCAGGGGAAAATCGACCTTGTTTTAAGTTCCCGGCCTGAAGACCGCCGTTTAGTTTTTGATGAAGCAAGCGGCATTACCAAATATAAGGCCCAGAAAAAAGAGGCGATCAGAAAACTTGATGAGACCCAGCAGAACCTTCTTCGCGTAAATGATATTGTTATTGAGGTGAAGCGGCAGATCGGCTCTCTTGAGCGGCAGGCAAGCAAAGCCCGCCGGTACAAGGAAGTCTTCGAGGAGTTAAAAGAAAAAGAAATAAAAATATCCTGTTTGCAAAAAGATACGCTTCTTAAGAAGCGTGAAGAGCTGGGCCTGTCTTTGGCTGATAACGAGGCGCGTGAAAAAGAAGTAGCCGCCTCTGTGCAGCAGTTAGAGTCAGAGATATCGCTTCACAAAGATAAGATAAATCAGTGCCAGCAGCAGATAAGCCTCATAAAAGATCAGATCATGCAGGAAGAAAACAAAAGGTCAGCTGATAGCCAACACATCCTGTTTAATAAGGAAAGAATAGCCGAGCTTGTAGAGCAGGTGGCCTATTTGAATTCGCAGTCCGCGCAGTTGTCCGCGCGCATAGAGCACGACCAGCAGGAATTTGATAAGTTAAATCAGGAATTTGCAAGTTTAAGCAAAAATATAGAAGAAAAGAAGAATCTTCTTTCTGAAAATGAAAGGCAGCTTGAAGAAATAAATAATAAGACCCGCGTATCGCTTGAGCTTATTGCGCAGTCCAAGAAAGACATACTTGATGTTGCTGCCGGTATTGCGCATCTTAAAAACAGCGTGCACGAATTAACCTCCAAGCAGCATGTGTTTTTGGCCCGCAAAAAAAGGCTGGATATCGAGAATGCCAAGGTCACCGAAGAAAAGAATACTGCTTTAGCGCAGATGGAAAATACGCGTGTTCAGGTAGAACAGCTCCAGCAGGAATTTGCTTTACTAAGCGAAAAGATCTCCGCAGTTAAAAAGCAGATGGATGAGGAATCCTGTTCCATCAAGAATATGGACGCGGAGATCGAGGATTTAGAGAAGCAGAGCCTTTCGCTGTTTTCACATAAGGAATTTCTTGAGAAATTACGCAGCGAATATGACGTAATCGGCGAGTCTATGAACGCGACCATTTACCTTGATAAGCTGCCGCAGGATAAATTGGGGGGCCTTGTCATTAAACTTAACGCTTACCCGCAGCTTAACCCGGAAAATAATTACATCAGCGAATCAAACGGGACATTCAAGCTTTTGGGAGAGGCAAAGCCGGTGGATCTAAACACCGAGAAGATCAAAGAAAAGATTGAGCAAATCCAGCATAAGCTTGATTCTTTACAGATGATCAAGCGCATGAAAGAGGCGCATATTTCTGATCTGGGCAGAGACGCGGACCTTTGGCAGGAAAGTTTGCGTTCATCAGAGATCTCTCTTGCCAATAAAAAAGCGCTTTTTGATAATATAGCATCACAGGTGGATAAAATAAGGTCTGAAGAAGAGGTTATTCTTCTTGAATTAAGCGATGTCCAGCAGCAGCTTAGCGGTTTTGACGCGGGCATCGTTAAGCTTCAACAGGATTTGGCTTGCGCGGAAAACAAGCAAAAAGAATGTGAAGAGCTTATAACCACAGAGCAGAATAATATAAGTTTACGCTCTAAGGCAAGGGAGGATTTTCTTGTTGTTATCGCCCAGACCAAAACAGAATTAACCGCCCTGGAAAAACGTTTAAACACGGATCAGGATACTTTAAGGCTTCTGGATGAGAATTGCCAAAAAAACAAAAACGCCTTGCTGGGGCTTGAAAAGCAGGTTTTAGACAACCAGGCGCGTAAACAAAACCTTGAGAAAGAAGTTATTGACCTGCAGCAGGCGGTTAGCATAGCCGTGGAAAACATAACATTAAAACAAGCTGATTTTACCCAGGCCCAGGAAAAATATGATCTTTGCCTTAAAGACGCGGACGTTTTAACCAACCGCCTCGGAGAAGCCCGTAAATGCATGGAAGACCTGCGGGGTGTTTTGTATGACCTGCAGATGAGGAATAAGGATCTGGAATTTAAATATCTAAATATCAAGGAAAGAGTCCTTCAGGCGTATAAAGTAGACCTAGAAGCGCTGAGTATGCCTGCGCAAGAAGATTCGCCTGAAGCCGAAGAAACGCTTTCCGCCTGCATTGATCAGTTAAAAAAGAAAGTTGATTCTTACGGCACCGTTAATTTGGTGGCGATTGAAGAATACGATGAATTAAAAAAGCGTTACGATTTTCTTGCCCAGCAGCAGCTTGACCTTGATACCGCAAGGCAAGCCTTGCACGATGCCATCAATAAGATCAACCGCACCACCAAGAAGATGTTTGTGGAGACCTTTGAGCTTGTGAAGGTGCAGTTTAGGAATTATTTCCGCCTGTTGTTTAACGGAGGCGATGCCCAGCTTTTCCTGGTTGATGAAAATGATCCTCTGGAATCCGGCATTGAGATTATCTGCCGGCCTCCGGGCAAGAAACTGCAGAATGTGCTTCTTCTTTCTGGTGGCGAAAAGTCCATGG